In a single window of the Jaculus jaculus isolate mJacJac1 chromosome 9, mJacJac1.mat.Y.cur, whole genome shotgun sequence genome:
- the Traf4 gene encoding TNF receptor-associated factor 4, translated as MPGFDYKFLEKPKRRLLCPLCGKPMREPVQVSTCGHRFCDTCLQEFLSEGVFKCPEDQLPLDYAKIYPDPELEVQVLGLPIRCIHSEEGCRWNGALRHLQGHLNTCSFNVVPCPNRCPAKLSRRDLPAHLQHDCPKRRLKCEFCGCDFSGEAYESHEGMCPQESIYCENKCGARMMRRLLAQHATSECPKRTQPCAYCTKEFVFDTIQSHQYQCPRLPVPCPNQCGVGTVAREDLQGHLKDSCSTALVLCPFKESGCKHRCPKLAMARHVEESVKPHLAMMCALVSRQRQELQELRRELEELSIGSDGVLIWKIGSYGRRLQEAKAKPNLECFSPAFYTHKYGYKLQVSAFLNGNGSGEGTHLSLYIRVLPGAFDNLLEWPFARRVTFSLLDQSDPGLAKPQHVTETFHPDPNWKNFQKPGTWRGSLDESSLGFGYPKFISHQDIRKRNYVRDDAVFIRASVELPRKILS; from the exons aTGCCCGGCTTCGACTACAAGTTCCTGGAGAAGCCCAAGCGGCGGCTGCTGTGCCCGCTGTGCGGGAAGCCCATGCGCGAGCCCGTGCAGGTCTCCACCTGCGGCCACCGCTTCTGCGACACCTGCCTGCAGGAGTTCCTCAG TGAAGGGGTCTTCAAATGCCCTGAGGACCAGCTTCCTCTGGACTATGCCAAG ATCTACCCAGACCCGGAGCTGGAGGTGCAGGTGTTAGGCCTGCCTATCCGCTGCATCCATAGTGAGGAGGGCTGCCGGTGGAATGGGGCACTTCGCCATCTCCAG GGCCACCTGAATACCTGCAGCTTCAATGTAGTCCCTTGCCCGAATCGCTGCCCTGCCAAGCTGAGTCGTCGTGATCTGCCTGCGCACTTGCAGCACGACTGCCCCAAGCGTCGCCTCAAGTGTGAGTTCTGTGGCTGTGACTTCAGTGGGGAGGCCTATGAG AGCCACGAGGGAATGTGTCCCCAAGAGAGCATATACTGTGAGAACAAGTGTGGTGCCCGCATGATGCGACGGTTGTTGGCCCAGCATGCCACTTCTGAGTGCCCAAAGCGCACCCAGCCTTGTGCTTACTGCACCAAGGAGTTTGTCTTTGACACAATCCAG AGCCACCAATACCAGTGCCCACGGCTGCCTGTGCCCTGTCCCAACCAGTGTGGTGTGGGCACTGTGGCTCGAGAGGACCTTCAAGGACATCTGAAGGACAGCTGCAGCACTGCCTTGGTGCTCTGCCCGTTCAAAGAGTCTGGCTGCAAGCACAGG TGCCCTAAGCTGGCAATGGCACGGCATGTGGAGGAGAGTGTGAAGCCGCATCTGGCGATGATGTGTGCCCTGGTGAGCAGGCAGCGGCAAGAGCTGCAGGAGCTGCGgcgggagctggaggagctgtccATAGGCAGTGATGGTGTGCTTATCTGGAAGATTGGCAGCTATGGGCGGCGGCTACAGGAGGCAAAGGCCAAGCCCAATCTGGAGTGCTTCAGCCCAGCCTTCTATACACACAAGTATGGTTATAAGCTGCAAGTGTCTGCGTTCCTCAATGGCAACGGCAGTGGTGAGGGCACACACCTCTCACTCTACATTCGTGTTCTGCCAGGTGCCTTTGACAATCTCCTTGAGTGGCCCTTTGCCCGTCGTGTCACCTTTTCCCTGCTGGATCAGAGCGACCCGGGTCTGGCTAAGCCACAGCATGTCACTGAGACTTTCCACCCTGATCCAAATTGGAAGAATTTCCAAAAGCCTGGCACTTGGCGAGGCTCCCTGGATGAGAGTTCTCTGGGCTTTGGATATCCCAAGTTCATCTCCCACCAGGACATCCGAAAGAGAAACTATGTACGGGATGATGCTGTGTTCATCCGTGCCTCTGTTGAACTGCCCCGGAAGATCCTCAGCTGA
- the Fam222b gene encoding protein FAM222B isoform X3, translating to MNPPVAPYATVAPSTLAHPQAQALARQQALQHAQTLAHAPPQTLQHPQGIPPSQALSHPQSLQQPQGLGHPQPMAQTQGLVHPQALTHQGLQHPPNPLLHGGRKMPDSDAPPNVTVSTSTIPLSMAATLQHSQPPDLSSIVHQINQFCQTRAGISTTSVCEGQIANPSPISRSLLINASTRVSTHNVPTPMPSCVVNPMEHTHAATAALPAAGPVNLPTGISRPPTGYPSDLKPVAWNQHQLAHLQQMCSEAGGTPASGLTGKHVAGRELAGPGFVGKAPAYPQELCLAQSFHLKPPLEKPTPSPPVNGLPAPLAYPNGHYFQPLWNNILPTPNSDSSGSQDLAMPFHGGQPTGAPLDCAAASGAHYRAGTGGGPVASQNSLMQTVDYLSGDFQQACFREQSLAMLSKSHRAPGTRAPDPTDSRSLHIQHPGYR from the coding sequence ATGAACCCCCCAGTGGCTCCCTATGCTACTGTGGCACCCAGCACTTTAGCCCACCCCCAGGCTCAGGCTCTGGCCCGCCAGCAGGCCCTGCAGCATGCACAGACCCTGGCCCATGCCCCCCCCCAGACGCTGCAGCACCCTCAGGGTATCCCACCATCACAGGCACTGTCTCATCCTCAGAGCCTCCAGCAGCCTCAGGGCTTGGGCCATCCTCAACCCATGGCCCAAACCCAGGGCTTGGTCCACCCTCAGGCCCTgactcaccagggtctccagcatcCCCCTAATCCCTTGCTGCATGGAGGCCGGAAGATGCCAGACTCAGATGCTCCCCCGAATGTGACCGTGTCTACCTCAACTATCCCCCTTTCAATGGCGGCCACTCTGCAGCACAGCCAGCCCCCGGACCTGAGCAGCATCGTGCACCAGATCAACCAGTTTTGCCAGACGAGGGCAGGCATCAGCACTACCTCAGTGTGTGAGGGCCAGATCGCCAACCCCAGCCCCATTAGTCGCAGTCTGCTCATCAATGCAAGCACCCGGGTGTCGACCCACAACGTCCCCACACCAATGCCTTCATGTGTGGTCAATCCCATGGAGCACACCCATGCGGCCACAGCCGCACTGCCTGCTGCAGGTCCTGTCAACCTGCCCACGGGCATCTCTCGACCCCCTACTGGGTACCCTAGCGACCTCAAGCCTGTCGCCTGGAACCAGCACCAGCTGGCCCACCTACAACAGATGTGCAGTGAGGCTGGTGGGACGCCAGCCtctggccttacaggcaagcatgTGGCAGGACGGGAGTTGGCAGGgcctggctttgtgggcaaagcCCCTGCCTACCCGCAGGAACTCTGCCTGGCACAGTCCTTCCATCTGAAGCCACCCCTGGAGAAGCCGACCCCATCCCCACCAGTCAACGGCCTGCCAGCCCCACTGGCCTACCCCAATGGTCACTACTTCCAACCCCTATGGAACAACATTCTGCCCACTCCCAATAGCGACAGTTCGGGGTCTCAGGACCTCGCCATGCCATTCCATGGCGGGCAGCCCACAGGGGCACCCCTCGACTGTGCAGCAGCTTCTGGGGCCCACTACCGAGCAGGGACCGGGGGCGGTCCAGTGGCAAGCCAGAACAGCTTGATGCAAACAGTGGATTACCTGAGTGGGGATTTCCAGCAGGCCTGCTTCCGAGAACAGAGCCTGGCCATGCTGAGCAAGTCCCACCGAGCCCCTGGCACCCGAGCCCCTGATCCCACAGATAGTCGAAGTCTTCATATTCAGCACCCAGGGTATAGATAG
- the Fam222b gene encoding protein FAM222B isoform X2, whose protein sequence is MRTAHYPTPAELDAYAKKVANNPLTIKIFPNSVKVPQRKHVRRTVNGLDTSAQRYSPYPTQAATKAGLLAIVKVPAKSILKDFDGTRARLLPEAIMNPPVAPYATVAPSTLAHPQAQALARQQALQHAQTLAHAPPQTLQHPQGIPPSQALSHPQSLQQPQGLGHPQPMAQTQGLVHPQALTHQGLQHPPNPLLHGGRKMPDSDAPPNVTVSTSTIPLSMAATLQHSQPPDLSSIVHQINQFCQTRAGISTTSVCEGQIANPSPISRSLLINASTRVSTHNVPTPMPSCVVNPMEHTHAATAALPAAGPVNLPTGISRPPTGYPSDLKPVAWNQHQLAHLQQMCSEAGGTPASGLTGKHVAGRELAGPGFVGKAPAYPQELCLAQSFHLKPPLEKPTPSPPVNGLPAPLAYPNGHYFQPLWNNILPTPNSDSSGSQDLAMPFHGGQPTGAPLDCAAASGAHYRAGTGGGPVASQNSLMQTVDYLSGDFQQACFREQSLAMLSKSHRAPGTRAPDPTDSRSLHIQHPGYR, encoded by the coding sequence ATGAGAACTGCTCACTATCCTACCCCAGCCGAATTGGACGCGTATGCTAAGAAGGTGGCAAACAACCCACTGACTATAAAAATCTTCCCCAACAGTGTGAAGGTTCCCCAGCGGAAACACGTTCGTCGTACTGTGAACGGCCTCGACACATCAGCTCAGCGCTACAGCCCCTACCCGACTCAGGCTGCCACCAAGGCAGGCCTGCTTGCCATTGTCAAAGTGCCAGCCAAAAGCATACTCAAGGACTTTGACGGCACCCGAGCCCGGTTACTCCCTGAGGCCATCATGAACCCCCCAGTGGCTCCCTATGCTACTGTGGCACCCAGCACTTTAGCCCACCCCCAGGCTCAGGCTCTGGCCCGCCAGCAGGCCCTGCAGCATGCACAGACCCTGGCCCATGCCCCCCCCCAGACGCTGCAGCACCCTCAGGGTATCCCACCATCACAGGCACTGTCTCATCCTCAGAGCCTCCAGCAGCCTCAGGGCTTGGGCCATCCTCAACCCATGGCCCAAACCCAGGGCTTGGTCCACCCTCAGGCCCTgactcaccagggtctccagcatcCCCCTAATCCCTTGCTGCATGGAGGCCGGAAGATGCCAGACTCAGATGCTCCCCCGAATGTGACCGTGTCTACCTCAACTATCCCCCTTTCAATGGCGGCCACTCTGCAGCACAGCCAGCCCCCGGACCTGAGCAGCATCGTGCACCAGATCAACCAGTTTTGCCAGACGAGGGCAGGCATCAGCACTACCTCAGTGTGTGAGGGCCAGATCGCCAACCCCAGCCCCATTAGTCGCAGTCTGCTCATCAATGCAAGCACCCGGGTGTCGACCCACAACGTCCCCACACCAATGCCTTCATGTGTGGTCAATCCCATGGAGCACACCCATGCGGCCACAGCCGCACTGCCTGCTGCAGGTCCTGTCAACCTGCCCACGGGCATCTCTCGACCCCCTACTGGGTACCCTAGCGACCTCAAGCCTGTCGCCTGGAACCAGCACCAGCTGGCCCACCTACAACAGATGTGCAGTGAGGCTGGTGGGACGCCAGCCtctggccttacaggcaagcatgTGGCAGGACGGGAGTTGGCAGGgcctggctttgtgggcaaagcCCCTGCCTACCCGCAGGAACTCTGCCTGGCACAGTCCTTCCATCTGAAGCCACCCCTGGAGAAGCCGACCCCATCCCCACCAGTCAACGGCCTGCCAGCCCCACTGGCCTACCCCAATGGTCACTACTTCCAACCCCTATGGAACAACATTCTGCCCACTCCCAATAGCGACAGTTCGGGGTCTCAGGACCTCGCCATGCCATTCCATGGCGGGCAGCCCACAGGGGCACCCCTCGACTGTGCAGCAGCTTCTGGGGCCCACTACCGAGCAGGGACCGGGGGCGGTCCAGTGGCAAGCCAGAACAGCTTGATGCAAACAGTGGATTACCTGAGTGGGGATTTCCAGCAGGCCTGCTTCCGAGAACAGAGCCTGGCCATGCTGAGCAAGTCCCACCGAGCCCCTGGCACCCGAGCCCCTGATCCCACAGATAGTCGAAGTCTTCATATTCAGCACCCAGGGTATAGATAG
- the Fam222b gene encoding protein FAM222B isoform X1, producing the protein MLACLPGPGDLSFKLLSHTQMNTGLQKWDTTQKMRTAHYPTPAELDAYAKKVANNPLTIKIFPNSVKVPQRKHVRRTVNGLDTSAQRYSPYPTQAATKAGLLAIVKVPAKSILKDFDGTRARLLPEAIMNPPVAPYATVAPSTLAHPQAQALARQQALQHAQTLAHAPPQTLQHPQGIPPSQALSHPQSLQQPQGLGHPQPMAQTQGLVHPQALTHQGLQHPPNPLLHGGRKMPDSDAPPNVTVSTSTIPLSMAATLQHSQPPDLSSIVHQINQFCQTRAGISTTSVCEGQIANPSPISRSLLINASTRVSTHNVPTPMPSCVVNPMEHTHAATAALPAAGPVNLPTGISRPPTGYPSDLKPVAWNQHQLAHLQQMCSEAGGTPASGLTGKHVAGRELAGPGFVGKAPAYPQELCLAQSFHLKPPLEKPTPSPPVNGLPAPLAYPNGHYFQPLWNNILPTPNSDSSGSQDLAMPFHGGQPTGAPLDCAAASGAHYRAGTGGGPVASQNSLMQTVDYLSGDFQQACFREQSLAMLSKSHRAPGTRAPDPTDSRSLHIQHPGYR; encoded by the exons ATGCTAGCCTGTCTACCAGGGCCAGGTGACCTGTCCTTTAAGCTTCTTTCTCACACGCAGATGAACACTGGACTTCAGAAAT gggACACTACACAGAAAATGAGAACTGCTCACTATCCTACCCCAGCCGAATTGGACGCGTATGCTAAGAAGGTGGCAAACAACCCACTGACTATAAAAATCTTCCCCAACAGTGTGAAGGTTCCCCAGCGGAAACACGTTCGTCGTACTGTGAACGGCCTCGACACATCAGCTCAGCGCTACAGCCCCTACCCGACTCAGGCTGCCACCAAGGCAGGCCTGCTTGCCATTGTCAAAGTGCCAGCCAAAAGCATACTCAAGGACTTTGACGGCACCCGAGCCCGGTTACTCCCTGAGGCCATCATGAACCCCCCAGTGGCTCCCTATGCTACTGTGGCACCCAGCACTTTAGCCCACCCCCAGGCTCAGGCTCTGGCCCGCCAGCAGGCCCTGCAGCATGCACAGACCCTGGCCCATGCCCCCCCCCAGACGCTGCAGCACCCTCAGGGTATCCCACCATCACAGGCACTGTCTCATCCTCAGAGCCTCCAGCAGCCTCAGGGCTTGGGCCATCCTCAACCCATGGCCCAAACCCAGGGCTTGGTCCACCCTCAGGCCCTgactcaccagggtctccagcatcCCCCTAATCCCTTGCTGCATGGAGGCCGGAAGATGCCAGACTCAGATGCTCCCCCGAATGTGACCGTGTCTACCTCAACTATCCCCCTTTCAATGGCGGCCACTCTGCAGCACAGCCAGCCCCCGGACCTGAGCAGCATCGTGCACCAGATCAACCAGTTTTGCCAGACGAGGGCAGGCATCAGCACTACCTCAGTGTGTGAGGGCCAGATCGCCAACCCCAGCCCCATTAGTCGCAGTCTGCTCATCAATGCAAGCACCCGGGTGTCGACCCACAACGTCCCCACACCAATGCCTTCATGTGTGGTCAATCCCATGGAGCACACCCATGCGGCCACAGCCGCACTGCCTGCTGCAGGTCCTGTCAACCTGCCCACGGGCATCTCTCGACCCCCTACTGGGTACCCTAGCGACCTCAAGCCTGTCGCCTGGAACCAGCACCAGCTGGCCCACCTACAACAGATGTGCAGTGAGGCTGGTGGGACGCCAGCCtctggccttacaggcaagcatgTGGCAGGACGGGAGTTGGCAGGgcctggctttgtgggcaaagcCCCTGCCTACCCGCAGGAACTCTGCCTGGCACAGTCCTTCCATCTGAAGCCACCCCTGGAGAAGCCGACCCCATCCCCACCAGTCAACGGCCTGCCAGCCCCACTGGCCTACCCCAATGGTCACTACTTCCAACCCCTATGGAACAACATTCTGCCCACTCCCAATAGCGACAGTTCGGGGTCTCAGGACCTCGCCATGCCATTCCATGGCGGGCAGCCCACAGGGGCACCCCTCGACTGTGCAGCAGCTTCTGGGGCCCACTACCGAGCAGGGACCGGGGGCGGTCCAGTGGCAAGCCAGAACAGCTTGATGCAAACAGTGGATTACCTGAGTGGGGATTTCCAGCAGGCCTGCTTCCGAGAACAGAGCCTGGCCATGCTGAGCAAGTCCCACCGAGCCCCTGGCACCCGAGCCCCTGATCCCACAGATAGTCGAAGTCTTCATATTCAGCACCCAGGGTATAGATAG